The following proteins are co-located in the Mycolicibacterium goodii genome:
- a CDS encoding DUF4129 domain-containing protein encodes MTTIEIDRDAAHDAAQNELNKPIYPRASPLQQLLDWLDELLYRLAYEGSSVPGGWFTICVLTILAVVAVLVAVRIARRAMRTNRGAQDGLFGRTELSAAEHRSTAERYAAEGNWAAAIRHRLRAVARHLEETAILNPVPGRTATELAHDAGAALPGLAAELSLAATTFNDVTYGEQPGTEAAYRQIADLDAHLLQPGASTAGPAGAVAADTGWTPIR; translated from the coding sequence GTGACGACGATCGAAATCGACAGAGACGCCGCACACGACGCCGCGCAGAACGAACTGAACAAGCCGATCTACCCGCGGGCGTCGCCCCTGCAGCAGCTCCTCGACTGGCTCGATGAGCTGTTGTACCGGCTGGCCTATGAGGGGTCGTCGGTCCCCGGCGGGTGGTTCACGATCTGCGTGTTGACGATCCTGGCGGTGGTGGCCGTCCTCGTGGCGGTGCGGATCGCCAGGCGCGCCATGCGCACGAACCGTGGCGCGCAGGACGGGTTGTTCGGCCGCACCGAGCTGAGCGCGGCCGAACACCGCAGCACCGCCGAACGCTATGCCGCGGAAGGAAATTGGGCGGCGGCCATCCGCCACCGGCTGCGTGCGGTGGCCCGGCATCTCGAGGAGACCGCAATCCTCAACCCGGTCCCCGGCCGCACGGCCACCGAACTCGCGCACGACGCCGGTGCCGCACTCCCCGGGCTTGCAGCCGAACTATCGCTTGCGGCAACCACTTTCAACGACGTCACCTACGGCGAGCAACCCGGTACCGAGGCCGCATACCGGCAGATCGCCGACCTCGACGCACATCTGCTGCAGCCGGGTGCGAGCACGGCAGGCCCGGCCGGTGCGGTGGCCGCGGACACCGGATGGACACCGATCCGATGA
- a CDS encoding DUF4350 domain-containing protein, whose protein sequence is MDTDPMKVRSLRWFVPAVVVIVLLAVLTVHLTAPRPGGRMDPDATSPDGARALVTLLREHGVDVITAADVDEVERNARPGTLLVAAQTLFLSGDEQLDRLSRVPGDLLLVEPVTKTREKLAPAVRLDDATAFGGGEPDCDLPEARRAGETQLGLSDTFQAAGDVPVQRCYDGAVVRYRDGNRTITVVGTAEFMSNAGLLKAGNAALAMNLAGDSDRVIWYAPQKFEGTSTGDRKLSDLLPDQVRWIVLQLCVVVALLAVWQGRRIGPLVAEHLPVVVRASETVEGRGKLYRSHRARDRAAEALRTATLQRLRPRIGLTAEADPAAVAAAVAARCGQDSAAVGHVLFGPPPATDSDLVQLAHQLDDIERQVAHS, encoded by the coding sequence ATGGACACCGATCCGATGAAGGTACGCAGCCTGCGCTGGTTCGTGCCTGCCGTCGTCGTCATCGTGCTGCTCGCGGTGCTGACGGTGCACCTGACCGCACCGCGGCCCGGTGGCCGCATGGATCCGGACGCGACGTCCCCCGACGGCGCCCGCGCCCTGGTGACGCTGCTGCGCGAGCACGGCGTCGACGTCATCACCGCGGCCGACGTCGACGAGGTCGAACGCAACGCCCGCCCCGGCACACTGCTGGTGGCGGCCCAGACGCTGTTCCTGTCCGGCGACGAGCAGCTGGACCGGCTGTCCCGCGTTCCCGGCGACCTGCTGCTGGTCGAACCGGTGACCAAGACCCGTGAGAAGCTCGCGCCCGCAGTGCGTCTCGATGACGCCACCGCGTTCGGCGGCGGTGAACCGGACTGCGATCTGCCCGAGGCGCGCCGCGCCGGTGAGACGCAACTGGGGCTCAGCGACACGTTCCAGGCGGCAGGCGATGTGCCCGTACAGCGGTGCTATGACGGCGCCGTGGTGCGCTACCGCGACGGCAACCGCACGATCACCGTGGTCGGCACCGCCGAGTTCATGTCGAACGCCGGTCTGCTCAAGGCCGGAAACGCCGCCCTGGCGATGAACCTCGCAGGCGATTCCGACCGGGTGATCTGGTATGCGCCACAGAAATTCGAGGGCACCTCGACCGGTGACCGCAAGCTGTCTGATCTGCTGCCCGATCAGGTGCGCTGGATCGTCCTGCAACTGTGCGTGGTGGTCGCGCTGCTCGCGGTGTGGCAGGGCCGCCGGATCGGCCCGCTGGTCGCCGAGCACCTGCCCGTGGTGGTTCGCGCCTCGGAGACCGTCGAGGGCCGCGGCAAGCTGTACCGCTCGCACCGCGCCCGTGACCGCGCGGCCGAGGCGTTGCGCACCGCGACGCTGCAGCGTCTGCGGCCGCGGATCGGTCTGACCGCCGAGGCCGATCCGGCTGCCGTGGCCGCCGCCGTCGCCGCCCGCTGCGGGCAGGACTCCGCGGCGGTGGGTCACGTGCTGTTCGGCCCGCCGCCTGCCACCGATTCCGATCTTGTCCAACTCGCCCATCAACTCGACGACATCGAAAGGCAGGTCGCGCACTCGTGA
- a CDS encoding AAA family ATPase — protein MTQPATTVDADTARNALLALRNEIAKVVVGQDAVISGLVIALLCRGHVLLEGVPGVAKTLLVRTLAAALQLEFKRVQFTPDLMPGDVTGSLVYDARTAEFEFRSGPVFTNLLLADEINRTPPKTQAALLEAMEERQVSVDGEPRPLPDPFIVAATQNPIEYEGTYQLPEAQLDRFLLKLNVPLPPREQEIAILSRHAHGFDPRNLSAVQAVAGPAELAAGRDAVRQVRVADEVLGYIVDIVGATRHSPALQLGVSPRGATALLATSRSWAWLCGRNYVTPDDVKAMARSTLRHRIALRPEAELEGATPDGVLDGTLSAVPVPR, from the coding sequence GTGACTCAGCCAGCCACCACAGTCGACGCCGACACCGCACGCAACGCGTTGTTGGCCCTGCGCAACGAGATCGCCAAGGTGGTGGTCGGACAGGACGCCGTGATCAGCGGTCTGGTGATCGCCCTGTTGTGCCGTGGCCATGTGCTGCTGGAAGGTGTGCCGGGGGTCGCGAAGACGCTGCTGGTGCGCACGCTCGCCGCGGCGCTGCAGTTGGAGTTCAAGCGTGTGCAGTTCACCCCCGACCTGATGCCCGGTGACGTGACGGGGTCGCTGGTGTACGACGCGCGCACCGCGGAGTTCGAGTTCCGGTCCGGCCCGGTGTTCACCAACCTGCTGCTGGCCGACGAGATCAACCGCACCCCGCCCAAGACCCAGGCGGCGCTTCTGGAGGCGATGGAGGAACGTCAGGTCAGCGTCGACGGTGAGCCGCGGCCCCTGCCAGATCCGTTCATCGTCGCGGCCACGCAGAACCCCATCGAGTACGAGGGGACCTATCAGCTCCCCGAGGCCCAGCTCGACCGGTTCCTGCTGAAGCTCAATGTCCCGCTGCCGCCGCGTGAACAGGAGATCGCGATCCTGAGCCGGCATGCGCACGGGTTCGATCCGCGCAATCTCTCGGCGGTGCAGGCGGTGGCGGGCCCTGCCGAACTCGCGGCGGGTCGCGACGCCGTGCGTCAGGTGCGGGTCGCCGACGAGGTGCTCGGCTACATCGTCGACATCGTCGGTGCCACAAGGCATTCGCCCGCGCTGCAGCTCGGCGTGTCACCGCGTGGCGCGACGGCGCTGCTGGCCACGTCACGGTCGTGGGCGTGGCTGTGCGGCCGCAACTACGTGACGCCCGACGATGTGAAGGCCATGGCCCGATCGACCCTGCGGCACCGGATCGCGCTGCGCCCCGAGGCCGAGTTGGAGGGCGCGACGCCCGACGGTGTGCTCGACGGGACACTCTCGGCCGTGCCGGTACCGCGCTGA
- a CDS encoding DUF58 domain-containing protein — translation MVLTGRTGLVALVCVLPIAVAPWPATAFAVLLALLLIVVGVDVALAGSPRRLHVQRGGDRTARLGQTVESVVELRNPGRRRVHGHIRDAWPPSACAQPRVQPLDVPAGQHVRVVTRLRPVRRGDQRCDTVTVRSIGPLGLAGRQAAHRVPAQLRILPPFLSRKHLPSRLARLRELDGAIPVLIRGQGTEFDSLREYVVGDDVRSIDWRASARRADVVVRTWRPERDRRVVIVLDTGRTSAGRVGVDPTESDPGGWPRLDWSMDAALLLAALASRAGDHVDFVAFDRVMRAGVFNASRTELLSTLVEAMAPLQPALVESDATAMVSALTRRVRGRSLVVLLTDLNASALDEGLMTVLPQLAGRHQVLLAAVADPRVDELAAGRSDAAAVYDAAAAERARNDRRAIAARLRRHGVDVVDAPPEDLAPALADHYLAMKATGKL, via the coding sequence ATGGTGCTCACCGGCCGCACCGGCCTGGTCGCGTTGGTCTGTGTGCTGCCCATCGCGGTGGCCCCTTGGCCGGCAACGGCTTTCGCCGTGCTGCTGGCGCTGTTGCTGATCGTCGTCGGCGTCGACGTCGCACTCGCGGGCAGTCCGCGCCGCCTGCACGTCCAGCGCGGCGGCGATCGCACCGCCCGGTTGGGTCAGACCGTCGAGTCCGTCGTCGAACTTCGGAACCCCGGTCGGCGCCGCGTGCACGGGCACATCCGCGACGCGTGGCCGCCGAGCGCCTGCGCACAGCCACGCGTCCAACCACTCGATGTCCCCGCCGGGCAACACGTTCGCGTCGTGACGAGGTTGCGCCCGGTCCGGCGTGGGGACCAGCGCTGCGACACCGTCACCGTGCGCTCGATCGGCCCGCTCGGTCTGGCGGGCAGACAGGCCGCCCACCGCGTCCCGGCCCAGCTGCGCATCCTGCCGCCGTTCCTGTCCCGCAAGCATTTACCGTCACGGCTGGCGCGGTTGCGCGAACTCGACGGCGCCATCCCGGTTCTCATCCGCGGGCAGGGCACCGAGTTCGACTCGCTGCGCGAGTACGTCGTCGGCGACGACGTCCGTTCGATCGACTGGCGCGCGTCGGCGCGGCGCGCCGACGTCGTGGTGCGCACGTGGCGCCCCGAACGCGACCGGCGCGTCGTGATCGTGCTCGACACCGGGCGCACGTCCGCCGGGCGCGTTGGGGTGGACCCGACCGAGAGCGATCCCGGTGGCTGGCCGCGACTGGACTGGTCGATGGACGCCGCGCTGCTGCTGGCCGCGCTCGCCTCGCGGGCCGGTGACCACGTCGACTTCGTGGCGTTCGACCGGGTGATGCGCGCCGGGGTGTTCAACGCCTCGCGCACCGAGTTGTTGTCCACGCTCGTCGAGGCGATGGCGCCGCTGCAGCCCGCGCTGGTGGAATCCGATGCCACGGCGATGGTCTCGGCGTTGACGCGGCGGGTCCGGGGACGCTCGCTCGTGGTGCTGTTGACCGATCTGAACGCCTCCGCGCTCGACGAGGGACTCATGACGGTGCTGCCGCAATTGGCGGGCAGGCATCAGGTGCTGCTCGCCGCGGTGGCCGACCCGCGCGTCGACGAACTCGCCGCGGGCCGCTCGGATGCGGCGGCCGTGTACGACGCCGCGGCCGCCGAGCGTGCCCGCAACGACCGCCGCGCGATCGCGGCACGGTTGCGCAGGCACGGCGTCGACGTGGTCGACGCGCCGCCGGAGGATCTGGCGCCGGCGCTGGCCGACCACTACCTGGCGATGAAGGCCACCGGCAAGCTCTGA